atttattttcttctttattattactgCATTCACGATTTATATGTCTCTTCttacattttttacaaTTAGGAAAATCTCCTTCAACGCTTGAAAAGCTTCTCTTGTTATTGTTTCTATTAGATCCTCTCCCATTCTTAAAAAATCTACCATTATAACAATAGGAATAAAGATAACAACAAAGTCCGCATGTCAAGGAAGCCAACAAGCCTTGAACAgtaaacaaaaatatgGACGTAGGGTTATGAGACATTTTGAAgtaacaaataaataaataaataaaatatacacacagtagtatatatatatatatataacaagtaaatataatgttaGGGTAGAGGAAGTAactaatataaattataaaaaaataaaataaaatttctcacagaaatgatgaaaaaaaaatatatataaatgaaacTTCTCACAGAAaaggagaaaaaaaaaaaaaaaaaaaaaaaaaaaaaaaaaaaaaaaaaaaaaaaaaaaaaaaaaaaaaaaaaaaaaaaaaaaaaaaaaaataaaaaaaaaatttataaaaaaaaaaaaattttatttNNNNNNNNNNNNNNNNNNNNNNNNNNNNNNNNNNNNNNNNNNNNNNNNNNNNNNNNNNNNNNNNNNNNNNNNNNNNNNNNNNNNNNNNNNNNNNNNNNNNNNNNNNNNNNNNNNNNNNNNNNNNNNNNNNNNNNNNNNNNNNNNNNNNNNNNNNNNNNNNNNNNNNNNNNNNNNNNNNNNNNNNNNNNNNNNNNNNNNNNNNNNNNNNNNNNNNNNNNNNNNNNNNNNNNNNNNNNNNNNNNNNNNNNNNNNNNNNNNNNNNNNNNNNNNNNNNNNNNNNNNNNNNNNNNNNNNNNNNNNNNNNNNNNNNNNNNNNNNNNNNNNNNNNNNNNNNNNNNNNNNNNNNNNNNNNNNNNNNNaaaaaaaaaaaccaaaaaaaaagaaaaaaaaaaaaaaaaaaaaaaaaaaaaaaaaaaaaaataataacactaacaaaatagaagaaaaaaaaaaaaaaaatatatatatatataaaaaaatttatatataaaaaagaaatttatatatagcccaaataaaatatatgaaaatattcttgatgaaataaataaatatataaatataaatatatatatattatataaatataatgtgttaaaaaaaaaaaaaaaaacttgATCAATAttcacattttttttattcttttcttatttttcacgttattttattttattttattttatattattttattacacatttttttttttttttaaatgaaatatgatataatattagaaatatatataatgatatatataataatatatataataatatgcattatatatatatatatatatatttatatatttactatgcgaatatttaaaagaatacTAAACCAAAcgtaataatataataacatgccatgtgtaatattatatatatatatatatatatatatatatataataatatatattatatttatgtctatgtgtatttaatttttttttttttatttgttttttttgttcCACTTTGATTCTAAAGtaacattttaatatatttttgtgtacagaaaaatatattttataaataaaacttttttattttgatggttctcttttttttttttttattaagtgtatgaaaaattgaaaaaatatttacacttttttaaagaaattatatatcaatatatatatatatatatatatatatatatgtatatattatatatatgtatatagtttcttttatttttttaatatatcttaaGTCTTGACATGCatttaacaaaaatatattatgagggttgttttttttattttttaacatttttCCTATTGTTAActtattacaaaaataaaatatataaaataaatatattactatatatCATCATGTATGTACacacatacatatattatgtacatttatataataaataagtaCAAACACattttacataataattttaatttctatagtaaagataataaatcaaaaagaatacatacatatattatatatatatatatattttatatccattttatagaagaatatattttatttttatgtataattttattttttcctataattatatttttgttgtgttcttttttttttaaggattataaaaaaaaaaaatatatcctcaaaaaaatatacatacataaaaaagtgtataaatatatgtatataaattttaattataaatcCAAAGAGATAATAAACACGAAATAAAGCATAAACTTGAGCATTAATTATTtcacacatatatatatatatatatatattatatatatatgtgaatgatatatatattttattatgttaaatatttattttctcaATAAAGGAGAGAAACacattaaataaaaaatgaataaataaaaaaaaaataaattgcatacatacatacatacatacacacatatatatatatatatatatatatatatatatatatatatatatatatatatggtgaataaaaaaaaattatgaaaagTCGGGAAGGTCCTTATTTATTCcttcttttaataaaaacCCTTTGTGTAATTTCCAATATAATATGCTATGAGTTCatgaaataattttttaccctattataaaagatataatgaaagcaaaaaaatataacatatataaaaagaggattataaatattaattgtatgctttatcaaaataaaaacaaataaataaataaatataaatataaatataaatatatatatatatatatatatacatatttgtTACCATGGGTGTTCTATGGCCTCAATTACATTTAATCTTTTTTCTGGatttatttgtaataaGGACTGAATAAAATCTTTCGCTTCtgatgatatattaaaccAATATCTTTCATGAAAGGTTACTTTTtccttaaaaaaaaaaaaaaaaaaaaatatatatatatatatataaatatatacatatatatatttatgtaatgGTAGGAACATATAATAAGCATGATTAACCATATTTTCCTTAtgtttaaattatatatttctttttcacCTGAAATTTGGAGCAAGGGTAAAAGGGTCGGTATCCTCCCAAAAGTATAAAAGTGACGATACCCAAAGCCCACATAtctattttattgttaAAATTGCATTCCTATAATATGTAAGGTAAAAAGAGAAGAACATGAATATCTCTAAACATAACTTcatttcatataattttgttgtataaaaaatagggtaatataataaataaattaataataaaacaaacaaatatatcatatatatatatatatatattatatatatgtgatatatttgtttgttttattttaatatttatttttacatgAAATAATTCAGGTGCTATAAATCCGTAACTTCCTTTTATACCTCTGTAAGGGAAAAATTCATTAAATCCACATTTTACAGATAAACCAAAGTCACATATTTTGACAATGTTGTtaaatacattattttGTTGGTTTGTCTTATggtcattattatcattgaataatttttgaaagtttaattttttcatattgAGATGTTTTAATGtatcatcatataataaaaaattattttgtatacAAATAGATTGAtcaaaattaaataataataaattttgtGGTTTAATATCACAATGAATAATACCtttaatatgtaaataatataacgCATATAGAATTTGgcatataattatttgtacttgtttttcttgtaaaatattaaaacctacatatgtatataaagTACCTATAGATGAATACTCTAAAAATATCCatatatcattttcatcttctgcacataatattatttgaagAATATTAGTATGTTTTAAATCTTGATGTATTTCAATTTCTTCTCTCAATTGTtctatttcttttattttataatgtaATCCTTTATGTTTGATTTTTAAAACTAAATTCataatttgtatattatacgtgtctttgttttttcttttcataaTGTCATATGGCTCATAAATTAAATCATAATGATTTgttatttcattattttttgttataatatCACTATGTGTAAACATATCAATATGAGATATTTCTTTTGTCTCCTctcttttgtttttatatccttctaaattattatttatatttattattttgttatatatatttggtTTTACACttggatatatatattctacTCCTTCtaattcttcatttaaattatttacattattttcCTGTACAtccatatttatatttacatatgCATTC
The window above is part of the Plasmodium reichenowi strain SY57 chromosome 7, whole genome shotgun sequence genome. Proteins encoded here:
- a CDS encoding calcium/calmodulin-dependent protein kinase, putative, yielding MVLKKTPFSFLYEIGNAEKTDRNINDIGRNNNLDLYENIQEYEIPELGNFRIVSILLKGFSSTVCLCQWVLDLNETLTLCDYVRYINRNILNNNIQIVKGDHMEKREAISVWQDTTNIRPNRNMSTCIYPHIFKNAYVNINMDVQENNVNNLNEELEGVEYIYPSVKPNIYNKIININNNLEGYKNKREETKEISHIDMFTHSDIITKNNEITNHYDLIYEPYDIMKRKNKDTYNIQIMNLVLKIKHKGLHYKIKEIEQLREEIEIHQDLKHTNILQIILCAEDENDIWIFLEYSSIGTLYTYVGFNILQEKQVQIIICQILYALYYLHIKGIIHCDIKPQNLLLFNFDQSICIQNNFLLYDDTLKHLNMKKLNFQKLFNDNNDHKTNQQNNVFNNIVKICDFGLSVKCGFNEFFPYRGIKGSYGFIAPELFHECNFNNKIDMWALGIVTFILLGGYRPFYPCSKFQEKVTFHERYWFNISSEAKDFIQSLLQINPEKRLNVIEAIEHPWVKNYFMNS